The Nitrospira sp. genome has a window encoding:
- a CDS encoding DUF2294 domain-containing protein, producing the protein MENAIRNAVIKFEQEFMGRGPDEVRALVARDLVVVRLKGVLTPAERQLAKTTEGVEMVKQLRQNLIAQGRDKLCDQVSEITGTKVLGLFTDIDVLLSERVFVFTTDRDIQNATRQFSSS; encoded by the coding sequence GTGGAAAACGCAATTCGCAACGCCGTCATCAAGTTTGAGCAAGAATTCATGGGGCGAGGCCCTGATGAGGTTCGTGCGCTCGTCGCGCGCGATCTTGTCGTCGTCCGGCTGAAGGGAGTGCTCACGCCGGCTGAACGGCAATTGGCCAAAACCACGGAAGGGGTCGAGATGGTCAAGCAACTTCGGCAAAACTTGATCGCGCAAGGCCGTGATAAGCTTTGCGATCAGGTGAGCGAGATCACCGGGACCAAAGTCCTCGGTCTCTTCACCGATATCGATGTACTACTCAGCGAGCGGGTGTTCGTGTTTACGACAGACCGAGACATCCAAAATGCCACGAGGCAGTTCAGCTCCTCATGA